The following are encoded in a window of Sulfitobacter sp. S190 genomic DNA:
- a CDS encoding DUF1206 domain-containing protein, whose amino-acid sequence MADKSHEGLKWVMRAGYGARGAIYVAVGFLAILAAVKSVGTSGTKDALVALRSEPFGTPLLWLIALGLFCYLGWRVIAGIADVDDKGTDAKGLFSRAGLIVTGLLHGAIGVSVIGLAQGQSSGGDSTSDWTQKVMAMPQGRILVGIGACILLGAGIYYAYKGLSGKYKDHLAASSLTTKLSPVLTGGLVVYGGLLALVALSIAAAAFFGDPERAGGLGQALQQLRSVAYGRILLGVAGIGVLAFALYNFVEAAYRVVPRINGPDVETLANKLS is encoded by the coding sequence ATGGCTGACAAATCACACGAAGGACTGAAATGGGTCATGCGGGCCGGATACGGCGCGCGCGGCGCGATTTACGTGGCGGTCGGCTTTCTTGCCATCCTTGCCGCGGTCAAATCGGTCGGCACATCCGGCACGAAGGACGCGCTGGTGGCCCTGCGCTCCGAACCCTTCGGCACCCCGCTGTTGTGGCTGATCGCGCTGGGGCTTTTTTGTTATCTTGGTTGGCGCGTGATCGCGGGCATTGCGGATGTCGATGACAAGGGCACGGATGCCAAGGGTCTCTTTTCGCGCGCGGGTCTCATCGTGACGGGCCTGCTTCATGGCGCCATCGGGGTATCGGTGATCGGTCTGGCGCAGGGCCAGTCAAGCGGCGGCGACAGCACGTCGGACTGGACCCAAAAGGTCATGGCGATGCCACAGGGGCGCATTCTCGTGGGGATCGGCGCCTGCATCCTGCTCGGTGCGGGCATCTATTACGCGTACAAGGGTCTCAGCGGCAAATACAAGGACCACCTGGCGGCCTCGTCGCTGACAACGAAACTCTCGCCGGTGCTGACGGGCGGTCTGGTCGTCTACGGCGGATTGCTGGCGCTGGTGGCCCTTTCGATTGCGGCGGCGGCCTTCTTTGGGGATCCCGAACGCGCCGGCGGTCTGGGTCAGGCGCTCCAGCAACTGCGCAGCGTGGCCTACGGGCGGATTCTGCTCGGTGTCGCGGGCATCGGGGTGCTGGCCTTCGCGCTCTACAACTTTGTCGAAGCCGCATACCGCGTGGTGCCCCGCATCAACGGACCCGACGTGGAGACGCTGGCCAACAAACTGTCCTGA
- a CDS encoding DUF6446 family protein yields MSGKIVGIIILVSALIAGAALYYLQIYGFYEEVAAPDDGVALVSLSSGQPEPIPTEAFRAIDADSSPIRYRACFETPFSLALLTETYQMVDTDVSPRNAPGWFDCFDAEAIGADITAGTALVFLSEKNIAFGVDRIVAITDDGRGYIWHELNDCGEKAYDGTIVGEECPRRP; encoded by the coding sequence ATGAGCGGCAAAATCGTAGGAATTATCATTTTGGTGTCGGCATTGATCGCGGGCGCAGCCCTGTATTATCTGCAAATCTACGGTTTCTACGAAGAGGTCGCGGCCCCCGACGATGGCGTGGCGCTGGTGTCGCTCTCTTCGGGGCAGCCCGAACCCATCCCGACCGAAGCGTTCCGCGCCATTGATGCAGACAGCTCGCCGATCCGCTACCGCGCCTGTTTCGAAACCCCCTTCAGCCTCGCGTTGCTGACCGAAACCTACCAGATGGTCGACACCGACGTCAGCCCGCGCAACGCGCCGGGGTGGTTCGACTGTTTTGACGCCGAAGCGATCGGGGCAGACATCACCGCAGGCACGGCCCTCGTGTTTCTGAGCGAAAAGAACATCGCTTTCGGGGTCGACCGGATCGTTGCCATCACCGACGACGGGCGCGGCTATATCTGGCACGAGCTCAACGATTGCGGCGAAAAGGCCTACGACGGCACGATCGTCGGCGAGGAATGCCCCCGCAGGCCGTGA
- a CDS encoding glyoxalase superfamily protein: protein MSYVNATPVLRVSDYQRAKAFYMDELRFDTVVNEAGDPVTGFGIFRAGAAQIFLHSWDGPGEAWDNWRAYFYVPDMDAMIAHLDTRKQPYKGPDVTSYGMREIEVTDPDDNVLCFGQDAG from the coding sequence GTGAGCTACGTCAACGCCACCCCGGTCCTGCGCGTGTCCGATTACCAGCGGGCCAAGGCGTTCTACATGGACGAGCTGCGTTTTGACACCGTGGTGAACGAGGCGGGCGATCCGGTCACCGGCTTCGGCATCTTCCGGGCGGGTGCGGCGCAGATTTTCCTGCACAGCTGGGATGGCCCGGGCGAGGCATGGGACAACTGGCGCGCCTATTTCTATGTGCCGGACATGGACGCAATGATCGCACATCTCGACACCCGCAAGCAGCCCTACAAGGGCCCGGATGTCACCTCTTACGGCATGCGCGAAATCGAGGTCACCGACCCCGACGACAATGTGCTGTGTTTCGGACAGGACGCGGGATGA
- a CDS encoding dihydroneopterin aldolase, with protein MPSETRLAFAHPSERAEATATDAAPLDRISLRDHTVEVEIGAFQAERGVTQRICFNVVVEVQPLTGPIDDDVDRILSYDRVTEAIAAELAVERLALLETLAERVAERILLEPQAMRVFVRIEKLDRGPGALGVEIVRAREQGDVTPDADLPTETPQPELVYLGNDAIGSPHLGGWLDQLLALGRPLILCVGASDTPAPQVAHKMAQRRIDLLAIEQNAWVLAARDPRCVVVDTRTELDWAMKNGQTCVWAPSKIVLDSVDTPSAQPRDSVALAAWFAATFDAQEMLVIGAERPESASVPLRVVLASDATL; from the coding sequence ATGCCATCCGAAACCCGACTTGCCTTTGCCCACCCATCCGAGCGGGCAGAGGCCACCGCTACAGATGCCGCCCCGCTGGACCGCATTTCCCTGCGCGACCACACGGTCGAGGTCGAAATCGGTGCCTTTCAGGCCGAGCGTGGCGTAACCCAGCGCATCTGCTTCAACGTGGTGGTCGAGGTGCAGCCGCTCACCGGACCGATCGACGACGATGTCGACCGCATCCTCAGCTACGACCGCGTGACCGAAGCGATTGCCGCCGAGCTCGCGGTCGAGCGTCTGGCCCTTCTCGAAACCCTTGCCGAACGTGTCGCCGAACGCATCCTGCTCGAACCGCAGGCCATGCGGGTCTTCGTGCGCATCGAAAAGCTCGACCGCGGTCCGGGCGCATTGGGCGTCGAAATCGTGCGGGCCCGCGAACAGGGCGACGTGACCCCCGATGCCGATCTGCCGACCGAAACACCGCAGCCCGAGCTGGTGTATCTGGGCAATGACGCCATCGGCTCGCCGCATCTGGGCGGCTGGCTGGATCAACTGCTGGCGCTGGGCCGCCCGCTGATCCTGTGCGTGGGCGCCTCCGACACGCCGGCGCCGCAAGTGGCGCACAAGATGGCACAGCGCCGAATTGATCTGCTGGCCATCGAACAAAACGCCTGGGTGCTGGCGGCCCGCGATCCGCGCTGCGTTGTCGTCGATACCCGGACCGAACTCGACTGGGCCATGAAAAACGGCCAGACCTGCGTCTGGGCACCGTCCAAAATCGTGCTCGACAGCGTCGATACGCCATCGGCCCAACCGCGTGACAGCGTGGCGCTCGCCGCTTGGTTCGCGGCCACTTTCGATGCGCAGGAAATGCTTGTGATTGGCGCAGAGCGCCCCGAGAGCGCATCGGTCCCGCTGCGGGTCGTGTTGGCGTCGGACGCCACACTGTGA
- the glyS gene encoding glycine--tRNA ligase subunit beta, with protein MPDLLIELFSEEIPARMQSRAADDLKKLVTNGMVEAGLTYASAAAFATPRRLCLTVEGVLDASPRTVEERKGPKADAPEKAIEGFLRGAGLSRDDLEERDTPKGKILFAKITRDGRPAADIIAEVLDHTIRNFPWPKSMRWGSGSLRWVRPLQSILCILTREDGADVVPLDVDGITAGNLTYGHRFLAPDAITVTGFDDYTTKLKRAHVVLDSAERRDTIWNDATNTAFANGLEVVEDAGLLAEVAGLVEWPVVLMGRIGDAFLDLPAEVLQTSMKEHQKFFSVRNPKTGRIERFITVANRTTADNGATILAGNEKVLSARLADAKFFWDNDLRTATSDAGMDAWVDNLKNVTFHNKLGTQAELIERMATLACELAPMVGADPQEARQAAKLAKADLSSEMVYEFPELQGLMGRYYAAAAGHSDAIAAAAEEHYAPLGPSDAVPTAPVSIAVALAEKIDKLTGFWAIDEKPTGSKDPFALRRAALGVIRILVENDLHVALDHLNSVQLVRNKAQAKPDLHEADVNDLLGEIAKHGVFGAAFDAFLHRKDHKLPSESFGELREAVPAKTDNLLSFLHDRLKVYLKDQGIRHDVIDACIAMDGSDDLNLLVKRARALSDALKTDDGGNLIQAFKRANNILSQAEAADGVEYSYGADVKFAETPEEKALFAALDAAEARITPAMQAQDFTTAVSAMAGLRGPLDAFFDAVQINTDNATVRRNRLNLLSRIRTICTGVADLTRIEG; from the coding sequence GTGCCAGACCTGCTGATTGAACTTTTCTCCGAAGAAATCCCCGCCCGCATGCAGTCGCGCGCGGCCGATGATCTCAAAAAGCTGGTGACCAACGGCATGGTCGAGGCGGGCCTCACCTATGCCTCCGCAGCGGCATTCGCGACACCGCGCCGCCTGTGCCTGACGGTGGAAGGCGTGCTTGACGCCAGCCCGCGCACGGTCGAAGAACGCAAAGGCCCCAAGGCCGACGCCCCCGAAAAGGCGATCGAAGGATTCCTGCGCGGCGCAGGCCTCAGCCGCGACGACCTCGAGGAACGCGACACCCCCAAGGGCAAGATCCTGTTCGCCAAGATCACCCGCGACGGACGGCCCGCCGCAGACATCATCGCCGAAGTGCTCGACCACACGATCCGCAATTTCCCGTGGCCCAAATCCATGCGCTGGGGCAGCGGCAGCCTGCGCTGGGTACGCCCGTTGCAGTCCATCCTGTGCATCCTGACCCGCGAAGACGGCGCAGACGTCGTGCCGCTGGACGTGGATGGGATCACCGCTGGCAACCTGACCTACGGCCACCGCTTTCTTGCGCCCGACGCGATCACGGTCACCGGCTTTGACGACTACACGACCAAGCTCAAGCGCGCGCATGTGGTGCTCGACAGCGCGGAACGGCGCGATACGATCTGGAACGACGCCACCAACACCGCCTTCGCCAACGGGCTCGAGGTTGTCGAGGACGCGGGCCTTCTGGCCGAAGTGGCCGGTCTGGTGGAATGGCCCGTCGTGTTGATGGGGCGCATCGGTGATGCCTTTCTCGATCTGCCTGCCGAAGTGCTGCAAACCTCCATGAAAGAACACCAGAAGTTCTTTTCCGTGCGCAACCCCAAGACGGGCCGGATCGAGCGGTTCATCACCGTGGCGAACCGCACAACCGCCGACAACGGTGCCACGATCCTCGCAGGCAACGAAAAGGTGCTCAGCGCTCGGCTGGCCGACGCCAAATTCTTCTGGGACAACGACCTGCGCACCGCCACGTCCGACGCTGGCATGGACGCCTGGGTCGACAATCTCAAGAACGTGACCTTCCACAACAAGCTGGGCACACAGGCCGAATTGATCGAGCGTATGGCGACCTTGGCGTGCGAACTGGCCCCGATGGTCGGCGCCGACCCGCAGGAGGCGCGGCAAGCGGCCAAGCTGGCCAAGGCCGACCTGTCGTCAGAAATGGTCTATGAATTTCCCGAATTGCAGGGCCTCATGGGCCGCTACTACGCCGCCGCCGCAGGCCACAGTGACGCCATCGCCGCCGCCGCGGAAGAACACTATGCGCCGCTGGGGCCGTCGGACGCGGTGCCAACGGCACCCGTGTCCATCGCCGTCGCCTTGGCCGAAAAGATCGACAAGCTCACCGGCTTCTGGGCGATCGACGAAAAGCCCACCGGCTCCAAGGATCCCTTCGCCCTGCGCCGCGCCGCGCTCGGGGTGATCCGCATTCTGGTGGAAAACGATCTGCACGTGGCGCTCGATCATCTCAATTCCGTCCAGCTCGTGCGCAACAAGGCGCAGGCCAAGCCCGATCTGCACGAGGCCGATGTGAACGACCTGCTCGGCGAAATTGCCAAGCATGGCGTGTTCGGTGCCGCCTTCGATGCGTTCCTGCACCGCAAGGATCACAAACTCCCCTCCGAAAGCTTTGGTGAGTTGCGCGAAGCCGTGCCTGCCAAAACGGATAACCTGCTGTCCTTCCTGCACGACCGCCTCAAGGTCTATCTCAAGGATCAGGGCATCCGCCACGACGTGATCGATGCCTGCATCGCGATGGACGGATCGGATGATCTCAACCTGCTGGTCAAACGGGCGCGGGCGCTTTCCGATGCGCTGAAAACCGACGATGGCGGTAACCTCATTCAGGCCTTCAAACGCGCCAACAACATCCTGTCGCAGGCCGAAGCCGCCGATGGCGTCGAATACTCCTACGGTGCGGACGTGAAATTCGCCGAAACCCCCGAGGAAAAGGCGCTTTTTGCCGCGCTCGATGCGGCGGAGGCCAGGATTACGCCCGCCATGCAGGCACAGGATTTCACCACCGCCGTCTCCGCGATGGCGGGGCTGCGCGGCCCGCTTGATGCGTTTTTCGACGCGGTGCAGATCAACACCGACAACGCGACCGTGCGCCGCAACCGGCTCAATCTGCTCAGCCGCATCCGCACCATTTGTACCGGTGTGGCCGACCTCACGCGCATCGAAGGATAG
- a CDS encoding cell wall hydrolase, producing MGSGFNGFKKGALALALIAALPAATLANTKAADDLARIEAKGLETVSPDRLKELGTTVTKASAKQGDVKFSRAWIDSQPKASGSAQFKCLAEALYFEARGETVKGQFAVAEVIKNRVNSSRFPNSFCSVINQGTGKKYQCQFTYTCDGNPEHIREPRAYERVAKVARAVIDGRAPDITDGATFYHTTAVRPSWARKFTRTARIGVHLFYRRGVRTASN from the coding sequence ATGGGGTCCGGATTTAACGGTTTCAAAAAGGGTGCGCTGGCACTCGCACTGATCGCGGCGCTGCCAGCCGCAACACTCGCAAACACCAAAGCCGCCGACGATCTGGCGCGCATCGAGGCCAAGGGTCTCGAAACGGTATCGCCGGACCGGCTCAAGGAGCTGGGCACGACAGTGACAAAAGCGTCGGCCAAACAGGGCGACGTGAAGTTTTCGCGCGCGTGGATCGACAGCCAGCCCAAGGCATCCGGCTCGGCGCAGTTCAAATGCCTCGCCGAAGCGCTTTATTTCGAAGCACGCGGTGAAACGGTCAAAGGCCAGTTTGCCGTGGCCGAAGTCATCAAGAACCGGGTGAACTCCTCGCGGTTCCCCAACAGCTTCTGTTCGGTGATCAATCAGGGCACGGGCAAGAAATACCAGTGCCAGTTCACCTATACCTGTGACGGCAATCCCGAACACATCCGCGAGCCGCGCGCCTACGAGCGGGTGGCCAAGGTGGCGCGGGCCGTGATCGACGGGCGCGCGCCCGACATCACCGATGGCGCGACCTTCTATCACACGACCGCGGTACGCCCCAGCTGGGCGCGCAAGTTCACACGGACCGCCCGCATCGGTGTGCACCTGTTCTACCGCCGCGGCGTACGTACCGCGTCGAACTGA
- a CDS encoding pyruvate, phosphate dikinase — protein MQNNPDTTLITQTAPVATATHGGRAKCLQRLVRLDLPVPRTVALSFETVHRIAQDKLPDVGSVVDQFDRDALLCVRPSSQDPDWGGPGAVLNIGMNDARFERFCDSMGETAAAQIYTRFIQSYAINVMRLDPDMFDDVTGEGRSALEETLRAYEDETEERFPQLRRIQLAAVLRSMARAWEGTSARLLRQAKGAPADAGLGLVVQEMIFGVGAGRCGSGVLQLVDSDTGAPQVTGRYLAQSQGRDALEGDEDALYLVCDPRGPSLEDALPDAFETLKAHASLMRVRLREEMQVEFAIDNGTLHILDGVRVARSSRAAVRIAVTLAEDGIIPREEALMRVPSRLLTELLHRQIDPSAPRDVIGHGIAASPGAATGKLVFDGAEAQAAHSRNEPCILVRRETSSEDVRGMHAAHAVLTERGGITSHAAVIGRGIGLPCVVGASNMQFDLVAKTITAGDGRVFHAGDEITVDGSTGQVLAGAAEMQEAALDDYFRKLMDWADAAADIGIRANADTPADAQTARNFNAHGIGLCRTEHMFFDPGRLTVMREMIFADTSDGRRAVLERLLPMQRDDFVQLFRIMQGQPVTIRLFDPPLHEFLPADKNGQRELAEALGLPRSDVTRRIEAMGEYNPMLGLRGVRLGVTVPEIYEMQARAIFEATVEASRDGDPVVPEIMIPLVSAKREVELVKVAIDAVAAAVRTAHETDFTYRLGVMVETPRAALRAGEIAPHCAFLSFGTNDLTQMTYGLSRDDAGRFMSDYVQQGVFSEDPFHTLDYEGVGELVKLGAERGRAAQPGVTLSVCGEHGGNPESIAFCRQVGFDYVSCSPFRVPVARLAAAQLAISDRIGE, from the coding sequence GTGCAGAATAACCCCGATACCACGCTGATTACGCAAACCGCCCCCGTCGCCACGGCGACCCACGGGGGGCGTGCGAAATGCTTGCAGCGTCTGGTGCGGCTCGATTTGCCTGTCCCGCGTACCGTCGCTCTTTCGTTCGAGACGGTGCACCGCATCGCGCAGGACAAACTGCCCGACGTCGGTTCGGTCGTGGACCAGTTCGACCGCGATGCCCTGCTCTGTGTGCGGCCCAGCAGCCAGGATCCCGATTGGGGCGGGCCGGGGGCGGTTCTGAACATCGGCATGAACGATGCCCGTTTCGAGCGCTTCTGCGACAGCATGGGCGAAACCGCCGCCGCGCAGATCTACACCCGCTTTATCCAGTCCTACGCGATCAACGTCATGCGGCTCGACCCCGATATGTTCGACGATGTGACCGGCGAAGGCCGCAGCGCGCTCGAAGAAACCCTGCGCGCCTACGAGGACGAAACCGAAGAGCGTTTTCCGCAACTGCGCCGGATCCAGCTCGCCGCCGTGCTGCGTTCGATGGCGCGCGCGTGGGAAGGCACCTCCGCACGGCTGCTGCGTCAGGCCAAGGGCGCGCCCGCCGACGCGGGTCTGGGGCTGGTGGTGCAGGAAATGATCTTCGGCGTCGGCGCGGGGCGCTGCGGATCCGGCGTGCTGCAACTGGTCGACAGCGACACCGGCGCGCCACAGGTCACGGGGCGGTATCTGGCACAAAGCCAGGGCCGCGACGCGCTGGAAGGCGACGAAGATGCGCTCTATCTGGTGTGTGATCCACGCGGGCCCTCGCTCGAAGACGCGCTGCCCGATGCGTTTGAAACGCTCAAGGCCCACGCCAGCCTGATGCGCGTGCGTCTGCGCGAAGAAATGCAGGTTGAATTTGCCATCGACAACGGCACGCTGCACATCCTCGACGGGGTGCGCGTGGCACGCTCGTCGCGCGCGGCGGTCCGCATTGCCGTCACGCTCGCCGAAGACGGGATCATCCCGCGGGAAGAGGCGCTGATGCGGGTTCCGTCGCGGTTGCTCACCGAATTGCTGCACCGCCAGATCGATCCTTCCGCGCCGCGTGACGTGATCGGCCACGGCATCGCCGCCAGCCCCGGTGCGGCCACGGGCAAGCTGGTGTTTGACGGCGCCGAAGCACAGGCCGCCCATTCGCGCAACGAACCGTGCATCCTCGTGCGGCGCGAAACCTCCTCCGAAGACGTCCGCGGCATGCACGCGGCCCACGCGGTGCTGACCGAACGCGGCGGCATCACCAGCCACGCCGCGGTGATCGGGCGCGGCATCGGGTTGCCCTGCGTGGTGGGGGCCTCCAACATGCAGTTCGACCTCGTCGCCAAGACGATCACCGCCGGCGACGGGCGCGTGTTTCACGCCGGCGACGAAATCACCGTGGACGGCAGCACCGGGCAGGTGCTCGCCGGGGCGGCCGAAATGCAGGAAGCCGCGCTGGACGACTATTTCCGCAAGCTGATGGACTGGGCAGACGCGGCCGCCGATATCGGGATCCGCGCCAACGCCGATACCCCCGCCGATGCCCAGACGGCCCGCAATTTCAACGCCCACGGCATCGGCCTGTGCCGGACGGAACACATGTTCTTTGACCCCGGTCGCCTGACCGTCATGCGCGAAATGATCTTTGCCGATACCTCGGACGGGCGCCGCGCCGTGCTGGAGCGGTTGCTGCCAATGCAGCGCGACGATTTCGTGCAACTGTTCCGCATCATGCAGGGCCAGCCGGTGACCATCCGGCTGTTCGATCCGCCGCTGCACGAATTCCTGCCCGCCGACAAGAACGGCCAGCGCGAATTGGCCGAAGCCCTTGGTCTGCCGCGCTCCGATGTGACCCGCCGGATCGAGGCGATGGGCGAATACAACCCGATGCTGGGGCTGCGCGGTGTGCGTCTGGGCGTCACCGTGCCCGAAATCTACGAAATGCAGGCCCGCGCCATCTTCGAGGCCACGGTCGAGGCCAGCCGCGATGGCGATCCGGTGGTGCCGGAAATCATGATCCCGCTGGTCTCTGCCAAGCGCGAGGTCGAACTGGTCAAGGTGGCCATCGACGCGGTCGCCGCCGCGGTGCGCACGGCCCATGAAACCGATTTCACCTACCGTCTTGGGGTCATGGTTGAAACACCGCGGGCCGCCCTGCGCGCCGGCGAAATCGCCCCCCATTGCGCCTTTCTCAGCTTTGGCACCAACGATCTGACCCAGATGACATACGGCCTGTCCCGCGACGACGCGGGCCGCTTCATGTCCGACTACGTCCAGCAGGGCGTGTTCAGCGAAGACCCGTTTCACACCCTCGATTACGAAGGTGTGGGAGAGCTGGTAAAGCTGGGCGCGGAACGGGGCAGGGCGGCCCAGCCGGGGGTCACCTTGTCGGTCTGTGGCGAACACGGCGGCAATCCCGAATCGATTGCCTTCTGCCGACAGGTGGGATTCGACTATGTTTCATGCTCGCCTTTCCGCGTACCGGTGGCACGGCTGGCCGCAGCACAACTTGCGATTTCAGACCGAATTGGCGAGTAA